Proteins from one Flavobacterium sp. N2038 genomic window:
- a CDS encoding DUF4369 domain-containing protein — MKKIFFLLTATAAIISCSKVKDGEYLITGTATGIENGKTIILQGQDPTTHITVALDTVKVENGKFEIKGKVTEPAFHTLILQDARGPIQFILESGEINIAIDKDSIHKSKVTGTYNNEEFTKFQDELTKTQKSLIDFQKKNTQKMQQAQQAQDTAVINSLMKQFMTLQTEVQEKSKKSYVAYAESHPKSFISVLIVKGMSEDPTADAKKVESIYNSLDESLKNTIPGKEAKAKIGQAKMPAVGATAAPVGSAK, encoded by the coding sequence ATGAAAAAAATATTTTTTTTACTTACAGCTACTGCAGCTATTATTTCTTGCAGCAAAGTTAAAGACGGAGAATACTTAATTACTGGAACTGCTACAGGTATCGAAAACGGTAAAACTATCATTCTTCAAGGTCAGGATCCAACAACACATATAACTGTTGCTCTTGATACTGTAAAAGTTGAAAATGGAAAATTTGAAATAAAAGGTAAAGTAACTGAACCAGCTTTCCATACCTTAATTCTTCAGGATGCGAGAGGTCCTATTCAATTTATCTTAGAAAGCGGAGAAATCAATATCGCAATTGATAAAGACAGTATTCATAAATCTAAAGTTACCGGAACTTACAACAACGAAGAGTTTACTAAATTCCAGGATGAACTTACAAAAACTCAAAAAAGCTTAATTGATTTTCAGAAAAAGAATACTCAAAAAATGCAACAAGCTCAACAAGCTCAGGATACTGCAGTTATCAATAGCTTGATGAAACAATTTATGACACTTCAAACTGAAGTACAAGAGAAGTCTAAAAAATCATATGTTGCTTATGCTGAGTCTCACCCAAAATCTTTTATCTCTGTATTGATCGTTAAAGGAATGTCTGAAGATCCTACAGCAGATGCTAAAAAAGTAGAAAGTATCTATAACTCTTTAGATGAGTCATTAAAAAACACTATTCCTGGTAAAGAAGCTAAAGCTAAAATTGGTCAAGCAAAAATGCCTGCAGTAGGTGCAACAGCAGCTCCTGTTGGTAGCGCTAAATGA
- a CDS encoding KTSC domain-containing protein, which produces MKKIVEYRKLLNVDKTAELKDLKTIYRNAMKESHPDKFQGDDAGLKAAEEKSKAIIEAYHFLVSINPETIKANLPEYTETIASSTITDYKFVEGRLIIDFSNGSVYEYISVPKATYVKMVNADSPGRFAKRHILNSFTWRKKTNQE; this is translated from the coding sequence ATGAAAAAAATAGTTGAATACCGCAAGTTACTAAACGTAGACAAAACTGCAGAATTAAAAGATTTAAAAACCATTTATCGTAATGCGATGAAAGAATCTCATCCTGATAAATTTCAAGGTGATGATGCTGGTTTGAAAGCAGCAGAAGAAAAAAGTAAAGCAATTATTGAGGCTTACCACTTCTTAGTAAGTATTAATCCTGAAACGATTAAAGCTAACTTACCTGAATATACTGAGACTATAGCAAGTTCAACAATCACTGATTATAAATTTGTTGAAGGTCGTTTGATTATCGATTTTTCTAACGGAAGTGTTTATGAATACATTAGTGTTCCTAAAGCAACTTACGTAAAAATGGTAAACGCTGACTCACCAGGAAGATTTGCAAAAAGACATATCTTGAACTCTTTTACCTGGAGAAAGAAAACAAATCAAGAGTAA
- a CDS encoding YchJ family protein: MGKNKLMAMHKCYCDTGLEFENCCGLYLQNNQKAPTALALMRSRYSAYATHNADYLLETTYISERQFYSKAEILKWAVSNKWQKLEILSFTENTVEFKAYFLDSNNKPQTHYEFSTFKFENDAWYYLDGKFE, translated from the coding sequence ATGGGGAAGAACAAGTTGATGGCGATGCATAAATGTTATTGCGATACTGGTCTGGAATTTGAAAACTGTTGCGGATTATACCTTCAAAACAATCAAAAAGCGCCAACAGCTTTGGCTTTAATGCGTTCCAGATATTCGGCCTATGCAACTCATAATGCAGATTATCTTTTAGAAACAACCTATATTTCTGAAAGGCAATTTTATTCGAAAGCCGAAATTTTAAAATGGGCTGTGAGTAATAAATGGCAAAAGTTAGAAATTCTGAGCTTTACCGAAAACACAGTCGAATTTAAAGCTTACTTTTTAGATTCAAATAATAAACCTCAGACACATTACGAATTTTCAACCTTTAAATTCGAAAATGATGCTTGGTATTATTTAGACGGAAAGTTTGAATAA
- a CDS encoding vWA domain-containing protein yields the protein MKNEFKKGFYFKSYEAPFQSPFEKLFGIFKELITHTSGDFDEAISWLRELDIEYKLTDENYTIDDFIEDLKKKGYIKDKVKEDGTNGLGITAKTERAIRQQALDQIFGNLKRSGNGNHKTKHAGNGDEHTGEFREFNFGDGLERISLTESLRNAQINNGVESFMLTENDLVVEETQYKAQMSTVLMIDISHSMILYGEDRITPAKKVAMALAELITTRYPKDTLDILVFGNDAWTIPIKDLPYLQVGPYHTNTVAGLQLAMDILRRKRNTNKQIFMITDGKPSCVRERDGSYYMNSNGLDQYIVDKCYTQAQQARKLHIPITTFMIANDPYLQRFVNHFTEANQGKAFYTGLKGLGEMIFEDYETNRKKRVR from the coding sequence ATGAAAAACGAATTTAAAAAAGGTTTTTATTTTAAGTCGTACGAAGCCCCGTTTCAGTCTCCGTTTGAAAAACTTTTTGGCATTTTCAAAGAGCTAATCACCCATACTTCGGGCGATTTTGATGAAGCAATCAGCTGGCTTCGGGAGTTGGATATAGAATATAAACTGACCGATGAGAACTACACAATCGATGATTTTATCGAAGATCTAAAAAAGAAAGGTTATATAAAGGATAAAGTCAAAGAAGACGGTACAAATGGTTTGGGCATAACGGCAAAAACGGAACGCGCCATTCGTCAGCAGGCTTTAGATCAGATTTTTGGAAACTTAAAGCGATCCGGAAACGGAAATCATAAAACAAAACATGCCGGAAACGGAGATGAACATACAGGTGAATTTCGTGAGTTTAATTTTGGCGATGGTTTAGAACGTATTTCTTTGACAGAAAGTCTGCGAAATGCCCAGATTAATAATGGTGTTGAAAGCTTTATGCTGACCGAAAATGATTTGGTTGTTGAAGAAACACAATACAAGGCACAAATGAGTACGGTTCTGATGATTGATATCAGTCATAGTATGATTTTGTATGGAGAAGACCGGATCACGCCGGCAAAGAAAGTTGCCATGGCTCTTGCCGAATTAATTACAACCCGCTATCCAAAAGATACGCTCGATATTTTGGTTTTTGGTAATGATGCCTGGACGATTCCAATTAAGGATTTACCTTATTTACAAGTAGGACCTTATCATACCAATACAGTTGCCGGACTTCAGTTGGCGATGGATATTTTACGCAGAAAACGAAATACCAACAAACAGATTTTCATGATTACCGACGGAAAGCCGAGTTGTGTTCGCGAGCGTGATGGTTCGTATTATATGAATAGTAACGGACTTGATCAGTATATTGTAGACAAATGTTATACTCAGGCGCAACAGGCCAGAAAATTGCACATTCCAATAACTACTTTTATGATTGCAAATGATCCATATTTGCAAAGATTTGTCAATCATTTTACAGAAGCCAATCAGGGAAAAGCATTTTATACAGGATTAAAAGGTCTTGGAGAAATGATTTTTGAAGATTACGAAACAAATAGGAAGAAAAGAGTTCGTTAA
- a CDS encoding AAA family ATPase translates to MEINNIKTLGQLKAAGYKSTSIKDELRNNLREKIKSGKPVFEGVHGFENTVIPELERAILSRHNINLLGLRGQAKTRLAHKMVELLDEYIPFVSNSEINDDPFHPISRFAKDLIAEKGDETPISWLHRNDRFFEKLATPDVTVADLIGDVDPIKAANLKLSYADDRVIHFGMIPRANRCIFVINELPDLQARIQVALFNILQEGDIQIRGFKLRMPLDMQFVFTANPEDYTNRGSIVTPLKDRIGSQILTHYPESVEVARTITQQEAKLDENQSNLVYVPDLARDILEQISFEARESEYIDNKSGVSARMSITALENLISTAERRALKSGADNTTLRLSDFIGIIPAITGKVELVYEGEQEGAATVAQYLIGSAIRTLFPAHFPKIEKLEKPGEKTPYSDLVEWFFAESGFELLDDASDVEYKSILDEVTPLEDLLKKYQPHLDQKDQYFMKEFILWALVEYKKLSKDRFATGSQFKDMYGSYISKL, encoded by the coding sequence ATGGAAATAAACAATATAAAAACATTAGGTCAGTTAAAAGCTGCAGGATATAAAAGTACCAGTATTAAAGATGAATTACGAAATAATCTTCGTGAGAAAATTAAATCAGGAAAGCCTGTTTTTGAAGGTGTTCACGGATTCGAAAACACCGTTATTCCAGAATTGGAACGGGCGATTCTGTCACGTCATAATATTAATTTGTTGGGGCTTCGCGGACAGGCAAAAACGCGTTTAGCGCACAAAATGGTAGAACTTCTGGATGAATATATTCCGTTTGTTTCTAATTCTGAAATTAATGATGATCCGTTTCATCCGATTTCTCGTTTTGCTAAAGATTTAATCGCCGAAAAGGGAGATGAAACACCAATTTCATGGCTGCACAGAAATGATCGTTTCTTTGAAAAATTAGCAACTCCCGATGTTACAGTTGCCGATTTAATTGGAGATGTTGACCCTATAAAAGCGGCAAATTTAAAACTCTCTTATGCAGACGATCGTGTTATTCATTTCGGAATGATTCCCAGAGCCAATCGCTGTATTTTTGTTATTAATGAATTGCCGGATTTGCAAGCCAGAATTCAGGTGGCATTATTTAATATTTTGCAGGAAGGAGATATTCAGATTCGAGGATTTAAGCTAAGAATGCCGTTGGATATGCAATTTGTTTTTACGGCAAATCCGGAAGATTACACAAATCGAGGAAGTATTGTAACTCCTTTAAAAGACAGAATAGGTTCTCAGATTTTAACACATTATCCTGAAAGTGTAGAAGTTGCCAGAACAATTACTCAACAGGAAGCAAAGCTGGATGAAAATCAAAGTAATCTGGTTTATGTGCCAGATTTAGCGAGAGATATTCTGGAACAAATAAGTTTTGAAGCTCGTGAAAGTGAATATATAGACAATAAAAGTGGTGTAAGTGCCAGAATGAGTATCACGGCTCTTGAAAATTTAATTAGTACAGCAGAACGCAGAGCATTAAAATCAGGAGCGGATAATACTACTTTAAGATTGTCTGATTTTATTGGAATAATTCCGGCCATTACAGGAAAAGTAGAATTGGTTTATGAAGGGGAGCAAGAGGGAGCAGCCACAGTTGCCCAATATTTAATAGGTTCGGCTATAAGAACTTTGTTTCCGGCGCATTTTCCGAAGATCGAAAAACTGGAAAAACCGGGAGAAAAAACGCCATATTCAGATTTAGTAGAATGGTTTTTTGCAGAAAGCGGATTTGAATTATTAGACGACGCCTCAGATGTTGAATATAAAAGTATTTTGGATGAGGTTACGCCTTTAGAAGATTTGCTTAAAAAATATCAGCCTCATTTAGATCAAAAAGACCAGTACTTTATGAAAGAATTTATTTTATGGGCTTTAGTTGAATACAAAAAATTAAGCAAAGATCGGTTTGCAACCGGTAGTCAGTTTAAGGATATGTACGGAAGTTATATTAGTAAACTATAG
- a CDS encoding MarR family winged helix-turn-helix transcriptional regulator, producing MKLENPTGTALYSIELAIKEYRKLAQKNIAKVVKDITVDQCLVLIILNDNRDISQNELANLVFKDNASITRMIELMVKKDYLSRTIHPEDRRKFNLMITEKALKTIELIEPVIQSNRETALYGLSVSEITLLDQTLHKIIRNCKK from the coding sequence ATGAAACTTGAAAATCCAACCGGAACTGCTTTGTATTCTATAGAATTGGCAATTAAAGAATATCGCAAACTGGCACAGAAAAACATTGCCAAAGTGGTAAAAGATATTACAGTAGATCAATGTCTGGTGCTAATTATATTAAATGATAATCGGGATATTTCTCAGAACGAATTGGCAAATCTTGTTTTTAAAGACAATGCTTCTATAACTAGAATGATCGAGTTAATGGTAAAAAAGGATTATTTATCCCGAACCATTCATCCGGAAGACAGAAGAAAGTTCAATCTTATGATTACCGAAAAAGCATTGAAAACTATTGAATTAATTGAGCCGGTTATTCAATCAAACAGAGAGACAGCTTTATATGGTTTATCTGTAAGTGAAATAACATTGCTAGATCAAACATTGCATAAAATAATTCGTAATTGTAAAAAATGA
- a CDS encoding serine hydrolase, with amino-acid sequence MKSKLILIMLFIFTFGYSQKELGSKLEKYMDAQFAVNDFSGTVLVSKNDSILFKKAYGFADYEWKTENTIDSKFSLASVSKQFTAVAILQLAERKKLSLEDPIKLYFADFPKGEKITIKMLLTHNSGLQMDFDELYLSKTDLDQDSVYHYIIKKPLLFEPGTSTAYSNIGYYLLAKIIDKVSGQPYAVFLEQQLFSRAKMYNSGISTNNAIVDKMTKSYYFENDKLIKNPYINWNFNIGHDGVYSTVEDLYLWNKALFDSEIILSEESKKKMFTSYNDQNFGFGVLVNPFYNQDHQLIAHDGGFFGTMTSFNKYTNDNILITVLSNNQSKSYYIAYGLAGVCFGKEVELPYKHTQTVIDEKIYDQYAGEYENIKILKKDNKLYYLDYDIELLPESQTKFFRSDNCNTTVEFIKNKKGKVTQLEIKKAGIKEVKIKSKGV; translated from the coding sequence ATGAAATCAAAATTAATCTTAATCATGTTGTTCATTTTTACTTTTGGCTATTCGCAAAAGGAATTGGGTAGTAAACTTGAAAAGTACATGGACGCACAGTTTGCAGTTAATGATTTCAGTGGCACTGTTTTAGTTTCTAAAAATGACTCAATACTATTCAAAAAGGCCTATGGATTTGCTGATTATGAATGGAAAACTGAAAATACAATAGATTCAAAATTTAGTCTGGCCTCAGTTTCTAAACAGTTTACAGCAGTTGCAATTCTTCAATTGGCAGAGCGTAAAAAACTTTCATTAGAAGATCCTATTAAGTTGTATTTTGCTGATTTTCCAAAAGGAGAAAAAATAACGATAAAAATGTTGCTCACTCATAATTCTGGTTTGCAAATGGATTTTGATGAATTGTATTTGTCCAAGACAGATTTAGATCAAGATTCCGTTTATCATTATATCATCAAAAAGCCATTGCTGTTTGAACCTGGAACAAGTACAGCTTACAGTAATATAGGTTATTATTTATTAGCAAAAATTATTGATAAAGTATCAGGTCAGCCTTATGCCGTATTTTTAGAACAGCAATTGTTTAGCAGAGCCAAAATGTACAATTCAGGTATTTCAACAAATAATGCAATTGTAGATAAAATGACTAAATCGTATTATTTTGAAAATGATAAGCTAATAAAAAATCCCTATATCAATTGGAATTTTAATATAGGTCATGACGGCGTTTATTCAACGGTTGAAGATTTGTATTTATGGAACAAGGCGTTGTTTGACAGTGAGATTATTTTATCAGAAGAGTCAAAGAAAAAGATGTTTACTTCTTATAATGATCAAAATTTTGGATTTGGAGTTTTGGTTAATCCATTTTACAATCAGGATCACCAATTGATTGCCCACGATGGTGGTTTTTTCGGGACAATGACTTCATTCAATAAATATACAAATGACAATATTTTAATCACGGTTTTATCTAACAATCAGTCAAAATCTTATTATATCGCATATGGTCTTGCCGGAGTTTGTTTTGGAAAAGAAGTTGAGCTTCCGTATAAGCATACTCAAACAGTAATTGATGAAAAAATCTATGATCAATATGCAGGGGAGTATGAGAATATTAAAATTTTAAAGAAAGATAACAAGTTGTATTATCTTGATTATGATATTGAGTTGTTGCCGGAGTCTCAAACTAAATTTTTTCGTTCAGACAATTGCAATACTACGGTTGAGTTCATTAAAAATAAAAAAGGGAAAGTTACACAGCTGGAAATAAAAAAGGCAGGAATAAAAGAAGTTAAAATTAAAAGTAAGGGAGTATAA
- a CDS encoding DMT family transporter has protein sequence MLFLILSILCSVTVGIIFKITRKYNSNPIQIIAFNYVIAIALCYFTFSPNLEEITADAPWNIYVTVGVLLPVVFFFLAASIKTMGIVKTDAAQRLSLFIPILAAWLIFKEEFNSYKVIGLIVGFIALLFILRKQTENSENKWIYPALVLLGFGFIDILFKQIALYTTLPYTTSLFVVFGISLVIAVGIVLYGIIIKNDKLNIKNLLFGAGVGIFNFGNILFYLKAHKAFSENPSTVFAGMNMGVIILGSVVGTLFFKEKLSKINFAGLFLALIAIVFIVFSQFK, from the coding sequence ATGCTGTTTCTAATTCTAAGTATACTTTGCAGTGTTACCGTTGGTATAATCTTTAAAATCACCCGTAAATACAATTCAAACCCCATTCAGATTATTGCATTCAATTATGTTATAGCGATTGCTCTTTGTTATTTTACTTTTAGTCCAAATTTAGAAGAAATTACAGCAGATGCACCATGGAATATTTATGTTACAGTTGGTGTTTTACTTCCGGTTGTTTTCTTTTTTTTAGCTGCTTCAATAAAAACTATGGGAATTGTAAAGACCGATGCTGCACAGCGTTTGTCCTTATTTATTCCGATATTGGCTGCCTGGCTCATTTTTAAGGAAGAATTTAATTCTTATAAAGTAATAGGGCTTATTGTTGGTTTTATAGCGCTTTTGTTCATCTTAAGAAAGCAGACTGAGAATAGCGAGAACAAGTGGATTTATCCGGCTCTTGTATTGTTAGGTTTTGGTTTTATTGACATTCTTTTTAAACAAATAGCCCTTTATACAACATTGCCTTATACTACTTCTTTGTTTGTTGTTTTTGGGATTTCGTTGGTTATTGCCGTAGGAATTGTTTTGTACGGAATCATCATTAAAAATGATAAACTGAATATTAAAAATTTGCTTTTTGGCGCTGGGGTGGGAATTTTTAACTTTGGAAATATCTTATTTTATCTAAAAGCACATAAAGCATTTTCTGAGAATCCGTCAACTGTTTTTGCCGGAATGAATATGGGTGTGATTATTTTGGGCAGTGTAGTCGGAACACTTTTTTTTAAAGAAAAATTATCTAAAATTAATTTTGCAGGTCTGTTTTTAGCCTTAATAGCAATCGTTTTTATTGTTTTTTCGCAATTTAAATAA
- a CDS encoding Glu/Leu/Phe/Val family dehydrogenase, whose amino-acid sequence MSSEIIKQNPFQSMIDRFNVAADILNLEESIRQKLQRPEKQIVVNFSITLDNGNQQNFEGYRVIHNTALGPSKGGIRYDTAVNLDEVKALAAWMTWKSAVTGIPFGGAKGGIICDPRTLSKGELERITRAYTQRLSDIFGPEKDVPAPDMGTGPDEMGWLMDEFSIVHGKTIHAVVTGKHLHSGGSLGRVEATGRGVSIITLLALQKLKLRPARSSVAIQGFGNVGLHSALFLFEKGLKVVAVSDVSEAFYNPDGINIPELILYYNLNNKSIKGYPNSVAIKHEELLLLDVDVLIPAAKEDVITQQNAKDIRAKIIVEGANGPVSSDADTILHDNNVLVVPDILANAGGVTVSYFEWLQNSLLESWRIHQINTRLEDILEKGFETVFRIAAKYNVTPRIAAYIIALQKVADTQSVKEVALEAPKFKQN is encoded by the coding sequence ATGAGTTCAGAAATTATAAAACAGAATCCGTTTCAATCGATGATTGATCGTTTTAATGTAGCAGCCGATATTCTTAACCTTGAAGAATCAATCAGGCAAAAACTGCAACGTCCTGAAAAACAAATTGTAGTTAATTTTTCTATTACACTGGATAATGGAAATCAGCAAAATTTTGAAGGATACCGCGTTATACATAATACTGCGTTAGGTCCGTCAAAAGGAGGAATACGTTACGATACAGCCGTAAATCTGGATGAGGTAAAAGCATTGGCTGCCTGGATGACCTGGAAGTCTGCCGTGACAGGAATTCCTTTTGGAGGGGCAAAAGGCGGAATTATTTGTGATCCAAGAACGCTTTCTAAAGGAGAATTAGAAAGAATTACCAGAGCATACACACAAAGATTATCGGATATTTTTGGTCCGGAAAAAGATGTTCCGGCCCCTGACATGGGAACTGGTCCTGATGAAATGGGCTGGTTAATGGATGAGTTTTCAATCGTGCACGGTAAAACAATTCATGCCGTAGTAACGGGGAAACATTTACATTCAGGAGGTTCATTAGGCAGGGTAGAAGCTACAGGAAGAGGTGTGAGTATAATAACATTACTGGCGCTTCAAAAATTAAAACTAAGACCGGCAAGATCAAGTGTGGCTATTCAGGGATTTGGAAATGTTGGTTTGCATTCGGCTTTATTTTTATTCGAAAAAGGACTAAAGGTGGTTGCTGTAAGTGATGTTTCGGAAGCATTTTACAACCCGGATGGAATTAATATACCAGAGTTAATTTTATATTATAATCTGAATAATAAAAGTATTAAAGGATATCCAAATTCTGTAGCGATAAAACATGAGGAATTATTGCTTTTGGATGTTGATGTTTTAATTCCTGCAGCAAAAGAAGATGTTATTACGCAACAGAATGCAAAAGACATTCGTGCCAAAATTATTGTAGAAGGCGCAAATGGTCCGGTTTCATCAGATGCCGATACTATATTGCATGATAATAATGTTTTGGTAGTTCCGGATATTTTAGCCAATGCCGGCGGTGTGACAGTTTCTTATTTTGAGTGGCTTCAGAATTCGCTTTTAGAATCCTGGAGAATTCACCAGATTAACACGAGATTGGAAGATATTTTAGAAAAGGGTTTCGAAACCGTTTTTAGAATTGCTGCAAAGTACAATGTAACACCTCGAATAGCGGCTTATATTATTGCTTTGCAAAAAGTAGCCGACACACAATCTGTAAAAGAAGTGGCTTTAGAAGCGCCAAAATTTAAACAGAATTAA
- a CDS encoding sterol desaturase family protein gives MEHINFLAFAMPAFFLFLFLEYKLAQRKKRPEIFNYESSVSNISIGIAERLINLFIAASFYQLYYFIYNNYKLFDIPANVFVWMALILATDFVWYWYHRLGHEVNFFWAAHIVHHHSEEFNFTAAARITTFQAVIRTGFWCVLPFIGFHPTMVITMLIVHGAYSFFTHTQLIGRIKWLEYVFVTPSVHGVHHASDEKYLDKNYGDMFTFWDRLFGTFQEEEEKPKYGLTHPLKSYSFLWQHFHYYFEIYELWKRSEGFKAKWKAVFGSPAHMDQDIRPILEKRFLQDKSNPHQRLRFRNYLYIQLGICTLFLTVFTYYFDLLNVFDKVFVLSFILITLINCGALLEQRKWIYYLEYARLFIVTTYFLYEENLTTFFFVPLAVMIFAEQLFSLGKRYQNVILQLESSK, from the coding sequence ATGGAACATATTAATTTTCTTGCGTTTGCAATGCCTGCTTTTTTCCTTTTTTTGTTTTTAGAATACAAGCTGGCGCAACGAAAAAAAAGACCGGAAATTTTTAATTATGAAAGTTCAGTTTCAAATATAAGCATCGGTATTGCCGAGCGATTAATCAATTTATTTATTGCAGCGAGTTTTTATCAGCTTTATTATTTTATTTACAATAATTATAAACTCTTTGATATTCCGGCTAATGTTTTTGTTTGGATGGCACTTATACTGGCAACTGATTTTGTCTGGTATTGGTATCATCGATTAGGGCATGAGGTAAATTTTTTCTGGGCAGCACATATTGTGCATCACCATAGTGAAGAATTTAATTTTACGGCCGCAGCAAGAATTACGACATTTCAGGCGGTAATTCGTACCGGATTTTGGTGTGTTTTACCTTTTATTGGTTTTCATCCTACAATGGTAATTACAATGCTTATCGTTCATGGAGCCTATTCTTTTTTTACCCATACACAGCTTATTGGGAGAATAAAATGGTTAGAATATGTTTTTGTAACCCCTTCTGTACATGGTGTTCATCACGCTTCTGATGAAAAATATCTTGATAAAAATTATGGGGATATGTTTACTTTTTGGGATCGACTCTTTGGAACTTTTCAGGAAGAGGAAGAAAAACCAAAATACGGATTAACCCATCCGTTAAAAAGTTACAGTTTCCTGTGGCAGCACTTTCATTATTATTTTGAAATTTATGAATTATGGAAGCGCTCTGAAGGATTTAAAGCAAAATGGAAAGCCGTTTTTGGAAGTCCCGCACATATGGATCAGGATATTCGTCCCATATTAGAAAAACGTTTTTTGCAAGATAAAAGCAATCCGCATCAACGACTTAGATTTCGCAATTATCTTTATATTCAATTAGGAATCTGTACTTTGTTTTTAACCGTTTTTACTTATTATTTTGATTTACTGAATGTATTTGATAAGGTTTTTGTTTTATCCTTTATATTGATTACCCTAATAAATTGCGGTGCTTTATTAGAACAGCGAAAATGGATTTATTATCTCGAATATGCCCGACTTTTTATCGTGACAACCTACTTCCTGTACGAAGAAAATCTAACCACATTTTTCTTTGTTCCACTGGCAGTTATGATTTTTGCAGAGCAGCTTTTCTCCCTCGGAAAGCGTTATCAGAATGTAATTCTTCAATTGGAATCTTCAAAATAA